In the genome of Stegostoma tigrinum isolate sSteTig4 chromosome 31, sSteTig4.hap1, whole genome shotgun sequence, the window AAcactgctggagctatccctgcagTTCCAAGATGGGTGGTCCAGTAATCAAATGGGACCCTGGGCTGTTTGATGTAGAGTGATGCTCTgtgctgtttctttaagcctgcttttaaagtttggattGCATTTTCATCCAGACTCATGAGCAATGGATGGTAATGAGCTGTCCTTTAAATACcaaataccattcaactttaggaattacttgaattccctgctggtaaatgatggcccactgtctgtgaccaacacttccatgAGCCTGTGCCTTAGAAAAGCTGCAAGCATCTTTTGCATCTTCTACTGAAAAATGGCATTGGCTGATGACAACTCTGAAGTCTGTCTCGTATGTTAGTACAAACCCTTACAGGTAATAATTGTAGCAtaattctgggaatcctcattaACTGTAATTGCAGGTACatttggctcatgtccagcttcttGAAAGACAGACCCTGCCCCCTTGCCAGCTCTGTGTACAAGTCCTTTatgcgagggattgggtatttatccagctatgGGAAGCAGTTTACCATTAGTTTAAAATCCCCTCAAAGGCAAACCGACCAATTGGTccaaccagtgctgcccattccacaaactagactggtttaatgattccttcgtttttctgcctctacttttgcacaCAAGGCACTGGGTGGATCTTGCAAAATCATGGAATGGCATCAACATGCAATGTGGCCTTTTGCCCTGTTTTGATAATCCCACTCTTGCAGTCactgaaataacaccacagaggccagtactccatcaccaagtcaccctttatttctaCATGCATAATACtcgacactggtccagcttcctcagttAGCAGAGacttgacactcctgtttgtatctctcagccagggctccctgaatggggctgttaatctggtccaatcagaaagctcagattctatgaggtccaccaagctgacctcattacaatcccCATTTCTACGATATCCAATCTCCAATGATCAGGACTAGGGAAGTTTTGAGTCAAAACCTTTCCCAACCAAACTAGACTGAAGCATGCAGTTGGTTCTATGATTTGTATATAATGAGATGGAATAAATGATCAATGATAAATAAGAAAACAAACCGATAAAGGAATGGAAATCGTTTAATTTTGTGCCCCACTTATGTTACACACGTTGGAAGTCTGAGATGTGCAAGTAAAAGAAACATGCTGAGACTGGGCTTGTTGTACGTGGGACCCTGTGTAAAGCTATTGCAATTGCTTTCACTGTCAGCCCCTTGCTAGGACTGGGAGGCGAGTTTCCGCTTGGGAAATCCCGCCCCACTTGGCTGGATGCCTCCCCAGGGGAAAAGGGGACATTTCGGGAGCTTGGCGTTTGGGAGAGGGTTCGAGGCCAATTCTAAGAGGAAGTTTAAACCCCACTCCCCGTGACTGTGGGAAGCCGCTGGTCTGGCCGCGAATAAAGAGGGGTAaggagttttttttctttcaaaagaaacttgctttttttgtttttttaaaagtttccgCCTGTTTTAAAAGTCTTGATTTAATATTTGCAAATCGAATCTCGCTCCGAGATGTCCCTGCTGCAGATTATTGGTACGGTTTTAAGCTTTGAAGTGAAATGGTGCATGCGACCGAAAGTTACAATTTGTCTAATTTCAGGAGTTGGGGGGAAGCGGGTAGAGAAAGGGAGGGAAATACTCAGGGCTGGAAATGGGACAAAAACAGATGCTCTAAATTAATTTAAAGTTTTGCATTCTATTATTTCCAGCATTCATGCTCCCAGGGAATCGCCCTGCTGTTGCCAAAGTGGTTACATATGGAAGTTGTAactcttgctttctttctctctgcttttctttgtctgtctctttttCGCGCTCTGCCGTTGTTTTCACAAATCGCATATTCAAACGAAAGTAAACTGCACCACTGTTTCCGACCTCTCATTCTCAGCATTGAGACACACGACTGATGCATTCGAGAGAGACATCTTGTCTGCTGTCCTGGGTATGATGTGTCTACACCCGAGATAGGTTTCTGGAAAATATCTGGACTTGAGAAGAGGCAGCAGGACGTGGTTTCCGTTATTCACTGCGACGGGTTGGGAATTGTTTGCAGTGGTTTAAAAGTCAAATGATTTTTAATGCATTCGTTAAGTACCgttttcaggggaaaaaaaaacctgttgtTACTTAAATTCTGTATGCATCAGCGTGAACTTCAAACGTGAACTTTAAAAGTCTGATCATTTTGCTGTAAAGTTACTAATATATTTCACAATGTTCATCTAATCCTACATGGAAGTGTTTTAATGTAGGCAGCCATCAAAAATGTATACTTTagcccccaccctctctctccaaGTTTTTGAAAATTGATGCATGTTCGTCGATACTCTGTACCATTTTCTGAGCTAGATTTTGTTGTAGCTCTTATGGCTGGTGATAAAATCTGTTGGAAGTAGGGCAGTGAAGAAGAACGGAAAACTAATATCACACTGTCTTATTTTGTCCATTAGTCATACTGTAGGCATTTATGAAAAATGTACGCCTACAGAACTTTTTTAATATATGTTTTCCTGGTCATTACTTGGTACTGGGGTAGGGGTGAGTGAAGGGATGCACTAAGCTGTCCTGCAGTTGATACTCCCTGATAATGTCTTCATTTTACTTGTGGAAATGGCTGTGGAGAACTAAAATAACTGACACTACTGTAAGTGAATACTCTGACTGTAACTTATTGCTTGCAGGCAAAACTAATCTGGTTGGTTTAGGTACAGTTCTTTTGTTCATGTCTCTAAGTTACTGTAACTTTTGTATTGTGGTTAGAATTTTTTGTAgaatttagaacattacagcgcagtacaggcccttcggccctcaatggtttcacaggtcggcgcaacaaactgaagcccatctaacctacactattccattatcattcatatgtttatccagtgaccattttaGGAAAGTGCCTTTTCTATGACTTTACAGAGAAACGTGTGAACGTTTAATACTATAGCTGCTTTGAACTGTAGAGGATATTCAACTGTAAACCCATATATTTAATCTCTCTAAATGTTGGTTTTGTGATTATTTATAGCAATATTGTATCAGGTTGAATGCTGCTAATTACAGGTCAGTTGCTTTTATAATTATAGGGCTACTATATTTGGCGGATACTTTGCTAGACAGTCATAATGGAATGATTCAGACAGTCTTTTTTCCACATTTATATGTTCCTAGTGCTGATTTGCTTATGCAGAACCGGTTAGGAGCTATTAGAATAGTTTGTGTCTCTTCTAACCCTGAGCTTTGCCATTTGGGGTGCTGAAGAAccaaatactgagaaactccaaGGATTTACTCGTGAATCTTTCTGCTGACTGAAGTTGAGGCAGTTTAAGTTGCCTAGatgaaatcaggaaattacaaaGGAATATAAAGAGATAAGTGACCATGCTACAATTGACCATCCTGTCAAAGTGTGGAAAACACAAGTACCTTGTCCTTCAGTTGTACAGATCCTTGAATAAATGATATTGGAATTACTGAGTTCAGTTCTGGACACTGCAAAGTAGCAAAAATATCTATCTAGCCATAGAGGGGCTATAGAACAGATTAGTGGGGTCAAAGGTTTAAGTTTTAAAGACAAGGTGCATAAAGTTGTATGTTTCCCttgagtttataagattgaaggGGATGAAGTAATTTAAAGTATTCAATATATTTAAAAGAATTTGccagggcagaaacagagaaactATTTTCTCTGATCAGGGCAGCCAGGACAAGAGTGTGGGAGCATAAAGTGAGTGCGAACATTAGGGAGTGAAAGCAAGAAGCACTTTTCAATTCAAAGGATTGCAGAAAACTTTTTTCCCTTAAAAGGCAACCAGAGATGTACAGTTTTATTTGGTAAGAGCATGAAGGGTTTATAAATCAAAGGTCGATAACTGGAGGTTAGACTAGTCCTATCCCAAGGAATTGAATGGTCTCCTTGTTTTCCTGTGCGTTTTAAATGCTGTCAACAATTTCATTGAACTCTGATGTTGCTCACTCCATCCTTGCCTGTAAACAAATACATTAACTTCTTTGCTATCAAGTTAACAACCACCCATTCAGCAATGTCTGATGTTTTATGCTGCCAGATTTTTGACTCTGGCCTATCCTAACCCCAAATTCCCATGTCTATCAATATGATCTAATTTTTCGGACATGTCCCCTTCAGTTCTCTTTGTGTCATTTATCATCCAGTTCCTGTttccttgatttttattttttagACCTATTTTCCCCTCATCAACTTCTGGAGCAGGTACTACTTGAGCCTGGGTCTCCTTTTCCGGAGATAGGgtcccactgtgccacaagaggaccCTTCTCTAACTCTTTGGTCCCATTTCCATTGAACTGTTTCCTATACATTTCATGGCCCACTGCTCAGGTACCAATGTGAAGAATGCACTCGCTTAGGGGATGTATCCAAAGCAACTGTCTTCATCTCAATTTCTCAAGAAAAACCTTcatctctgctgcccttgtaaACTACTGCCTCATCTTTCCCTTCTATTTCCCGTGAATCTGTTTATCACCTCCCAAGTCTGGGTTGACTCTCCAGTGGTAATCCAATTAAGTTATTATAATTTTGGAGGAAATTGACAGGGCAGATGGAAAGCTTTTCTGCCAGTGTGGAGAGCCTAAAACTAAGGAGATAGAGAAATCAGAAACAGGTAAATTCAGAGAGAAGTTAGGAAACAGCTCATGAGAAATATGGGTGGAGCTGTCGCATGCATAAAACAGTGGATTGAGCTCAGTTGACAATGTTAAATCTAAAATTGATAGATTTGTGTTAGTTGGTAGTATTACGAACTATTGAGCCAAGGTAGATAAACTGAATTAGTGTCCCATTTAGTCAGAACATCTTTGACTAATCCCCTTCCTTGAACAACTGCAATCTTAATAGTGTAATTACACCCACTGGGCTGTTAAAGCAACTCACCACCCAATTCtcccagggcaactagggatgggcattagGTAATAGCCTGTTtacaatgctcacatcccatgaatgaataattattAAAAAATGGTGGAACTAATTTGAAGTATTAAATGGCTAGGAACATAAGACTGTACAAAGATTTTCTGGGACCATTAACACAATCGTGCATCCTTGTCAAATcttctccattttaaatctcaGGCAGAATGAGCCAAGCAAAGCAGCCTTATCTGTCTAATCATGTCGAGAGGCTTCTCATCCCATTGCTGTCACCTATTCCCTAACAATTCATTTGTCAGCTCCCTCTTCCACAACTTACAAACACCCCTTCCTTGCAGCATTCTGGATGACCTTCGCTCTGCCGATTGCAGCATTTCAGGAAGGTGTCTCAGTACCTCCTGCTCAACATTAAATTGCTGCCCATGGCTACAACATCCTCAACTatttaacaaatttaaaacatttcaagTGTAGTCCTTGGCAACACCATGGGCAGCATCCACAGTGACAATCACCATGCCTCTCTGTGACCATTTGTGACTTGTGCCGTTTGTGTACTGCTGGAATGTTTGTTTGCAATCCAGACTTGAATTAGGCACGGTTTTCTCCTGTTAGACGTGGTCTCGGATCCTGCCACAAACTTTTTGTCCTCAGTGCCAGTGCCACACACCCCACTCCCAGCTGAATATTAagggaggtgacggcctagtggtattatggccgggctattaatccagagatgcatgcagtgttctggggacccgggtttgaatcctgacatggcagatggtggaatttaagttcagtgcaaaatctgaaattaatGATAACAATGAATTGATTgtcgggaaaatcccatctggattgctcatgtcctttagggaaggaaattgatatccttacctggtctggcctacgtatgactccagacactgcaatgtggttgattcttacctGCCTtttgggtgattagggatggccAGGAACACCCTCAGCCCAtgaataattaaataattaaataaagctAATAGGTTTTGTGCAGAGTCTAAAGACTTTCCTTGGCCTGTGTCTCAGATTGAACCAGATTTCTTGTAACCTGTGCAAGGGTAGGGTAAGTTTCTGACCCCATGTATTCTCCAGTGAAGAAACTGTCTGTTTCTGTCTTAATTTCACCTGTCCCTTCTTCCTTTCACCTTGCTTATCTGCTGCAGATAACGTGCTCCACAACTATGGCCTCCCCAGGCTTAATTATTCCAATGATGTCCTTACAGTCAACCTGTTCTCTAATGTTCAGAAAACTCCAGCGGTTCCAAAATTCTGCTCCCCATGGCCTTCCCAGCACCAAATCCCATTCTCCTATCAAGCTGTCCTCACTGACCTAAAACTGATTCACCAGTTCCAGAAATACTGCATTCCTAACTACCATGGTTAACATCTTGCATATGCCACCTGTGGCTCAGTTGCTAGCATTCTCACCAGTTGAGTCATgaggttctgggttcaaatcctgctgcagGGCTTGAAATATCACTGCAGTACTGAGACAGTGCTGCATTGTCGGAGATACTGTCTCCTGGAAGAAACATTAAACTGCAACCCATGTAGGTCAGCAGGGCCTGTGTAAATATCACAAGGCACTGTTTCGAAGAACAGCAAGGGAGTTAACCTCTgcgtcctggccaacatttatccttctGACAGATATCACGCAATGATCTGATTCGATCATTATTACAGTACTGTTCGTGAGAGCTAGCTGTGCCAAAGTCGGCTCTGTTCCTTACTATTATGTAACAGTGACTACTTAAAATATTGCACTGCGAGTGAAAGGCTTTGAGAAGTCCAGGCCGTCTTATGAATGCAACCTTCAATTTTCTtcctaatcatagaatccccacagtgtggaagcaggccatttggcccattgaatccacccCCTACCTTGGCAACtctgcatctcccatggccagtccacctgacctgcacacctttggactttggaaggaaaccagactatccagaggaaacccacacaaacccAGGACAAATGAACAAACTCTACACACAATAACTCAAGGGTGGGATttaacccaggtccttggcagcagtgccaaccacttaTCCACTGTGCTGCCTGGTGCCACTCCTTGTATCCCATGCTTTGGAATCCCCTCTCGAAATCTTCACTTTCTCCTCTATTTACTTCGAGCATCAATGTGGTCCAACCATTTGGTTAGCCTCCTTTTCTGTGGCTGCCTCTGCTATGAAGTGTTTTTGAAGTATTTATTGTCAATGAACGGAGCTATTTAAAAGATATATTACTCGTATGCTTCGCTCTGTTTCCACCCCTAGTGTGTATAGTTTTGTCACCGTTGCAATGCTGTGGCTCCACCTTATGAACAGTACAGATATTACAAGAAAAGTAACTTCCAGAACAATGTGAAATGCCCCTGATTTAGAACTGTGGGGCCCTGATACCTATATTTTAATTTGGGGATGTAAAAGGCTATGAACCATCAGTAGAACACTGCAGCCTTCTTCAGGTACTAAAGActttccaaagtgcttcacaccTAAAGAGTTGGAGTTTTTTGCTGcagcagcagccaatttgtataAAACATaatcacacagaaacagaaaatgagataAATGAACATGTTAATCTGTTGAGTCTTGGCTGGGTTCCCCTGCCTTTCAAATGGAACTAGGGCCCCTTTGCAAGCTGTTGACAGGTGGAGAATCTACAACCTGGTAATTCTGATATTGCAGTACTCTGTCAGGACAGTGTTTATTTTCTGTTCCAAAGTTCTGAAGCAGTCCTTTAATTCATAATCTGATTCATGATTATCACTGAGTGAGATGACAATCTATTGTCTTTAGGTTTTCAGGCCAAATTTTAGTACTTTTTCcccttgtttcttttttttctcttttctgccTTCTCCTTTCTTGTGCACATTTGTCTCTTGTTCTAATAACAATCCCTAATAGTATCTCCTGACGTATCAGCGACAGTTCAGCTTTGCTGTCTTTTCTTTCTTCAATGACCTTTTTTAACTAATAAGTTATCCCGCTGTAACCTTTTGCAGTTCCTCTCGCATTCCCTCTTTCTTGTTCTGTTGGATTCTTTGCCTGCCTTAGTTCCTCTCTTGTTCCACCTAAAACATTTTCCTTTCTCCGTACTATTCCTGTTTCATTCACTTCTGTTGAAGTGCCTCACTGAAACATGAGTTTCTTTCTTCTTCAGGTGTTTTCTTTACATTTCAGACTTATTTTCAGATTCCTGTCAATTTTGCCCTGTGCCTGTAGTTGCTTGATTGGAACCCCCATCCACTTggttaaacattcactccctctgtcaccaaCGCACAGAGGCAGCAGTCCACAAGATGCTcttcagaaattcactaaagctcCTTTTGACTTATAAACCTTCCAagctgtgacctctaccacctagaacaGAGCTTCCCAAAGTGTAAGTTTGTGTTAAAATTAGGGGTCACAGGCTTTAGACAGCATTGTGCGCTGTGGTGCTCTGACTGAGTTACAACAGCTGTGTCTGCACTAACAGGACCATTTATGCTCTCAGATCCCCACCTAAATACATCACTTTCACTTCAACCTTGTGATTTTGTGATGATTTTCAAACCTGAAAATGAGGTCACAATGGGAAAAAAATTCGTAAAAGCATTGTTAATCTTAATGGATGATGACagtagataaatgggaacaccaccagctacaaattcccctccaagccccatattgttctgatttggaaatgtatcgtTATTTGTATGCTGTTTCTGTATTCAAAATATTGGACTCCCTCCCTAGCTGTGCCGAGGGTCTGTCTACACCACGTGGTCTAAGAAGGTAGCTCGCCGCTAGCTTTCCCATagtgatggataataaatgcttgcccagccaacaatgcccacatcctctgaaCAAACAATTTCCAGATTCTTAAAATTACACTGTTGTATTTGTAATTTTGTTTATTGAAAAGTTAATTCAGTTTTATCTTCAAACTTGTTCAGAGAAATGCTTCATTCTATGATTAATGGAAATTGTCTACTATGTTGCAGGGACCAATTGGGAATCTGATTGAATAACATGAGCTGGAGTTTTCTGACACGCCTTCTTGAGGAAATCCATAACCACTCCACATTCGTTGGTAAACTGTGGCTGACTGTCCTTGTTATCTTCCGCATTGTGCTAACGGTGGTTGGAGGAGAGTCTATTTACTACGATGAACAGACCAAGTTTGTTTGCAATACCCAACAGCCAGGTTGTGAAAATGTTTGCTACGATGCCTTTGCCCCATTATCCCACGTGAGATTCTGGGTATTCCAGATAATCCTGATTGCAACCCCATCTATTATATATCTGGGTTACGCTGTGCACAAAATTGCTGCTACAGAAGCTCATGAATACGGACAGCGGAAGCCAAAGAAACACCAGTACGCTGTGCAGTGGAAACAGCACCGTGCTTTGGAAGAAGCTGAGGATGATAACATAGAGGATCCCATTCTATATCCAGAGATAGAACTGCATTGTGATAAAGAGAACCAAGATCACAAAAGCCTGACCAAGCATGATGGGAGGCGTCGCATAAAAAGGGATGGTCTAATGAAAATTTATGTTTTGCAGTTGCTCGCCAGGACTGCTTTTGAGTTGAGTTTTCTTGTGGGCCAGTATATTTTGTATGGCTTTGAGGTGAATGCAAGATATCAGTGTGAAAGGGATCCATGCCCTCATAAAGTAGACTGCTTCGTATCCAGGCCAACAGAAAAGACCATTTTTCTGCTAATAATGTACGCAGTAAGTTGCCTTTGTTTAATAATAGACATATGGGAGTTGATTCATTTGGGATTTGGCATGATCAGGGATATACTGCGAAACAAGCAAAACTCAATGACAGAGGCAAATTACAGTTACCCATACACGTGGAACACCCCTTCAGCTCCCCCTGGTTACAACATTGCAGTCAAACCAGATCAGATTCCATATACAGAACTTTCAAATGCTAAAATGGCTTGCAAGCAAAATAAGGCGAATATTGCTCAAGAGCAGCATTATGGTAGTAATGATGAGAACATCCCAGCCAACTTGGAAAGTGTGCAGCGACAACTGAAAATGGCTCAGGAGCGACTGGACCTGGCTTTCAAGGCTTACAATGAGCACAGTAACTCCTCAAATCATCCCAAAGACAAGAAGAAGTCTGGATCAAATAAgagcagcataagcagcaaatctGGAGATGGGAAAACCTCTGTGTGGATTTGATAACTTATTTTGTTTCTCAACTAGTTCAGTTACTTTTGGACTTGAAGCTAACTT includes:
- the LOC125466302 gene encoding gap junction gamma-1 protein-like; this translates as MSWSFLTRLLEEIHNHSTFVGKLWLTVLVIFRIVLTVVGGESIYYDEQTKFVCNTQQPGCENVCYDAFAPLSHVRFWVFQIILIATPSIIYLGYAVHKIAATEAHEYGQRKPKKHQYAVQWKQHRALEEAEDDNIEDPILYPEIELHCDKENQDHKSLTKHDGRRRIKRDGLMKIYVLQLLARTAFELSFLVGQYILYGFEVNARYQCERDPCPHKVDCFVSRPTEKTIFLLIMYAVSCLCLIIDIWELIHLGFGMIRDILRNKQNSMTEANYSYPYTWNTPSAPPGYNIAVKPDQIPYTELSNAKMACKQNKANIAQEQHYGSNDENIPANLESVQRQLKMAQERLDLAFKAYNEHSNSSNHPKDKKKSGSNKSSISSKSGDGKTSVWI